From the Acaryochloris thomasi RCC1774 genome, one window contains:
- a CDS encoding glutathione peroxidase: MPLPTNLTTLEGQSLSPATLENKVILFVNVASQCGLTPQYKGLVELNNEYSDRGLVIIGVPCNQFGQQEPGSPEEIKEFAEKKYDVNFPLLEKQDVNGANRSPLYQFLVGDGPDIGWNFGKFLIDRSGAVAERFEPQTAPDDADLRAAIEKAL, translated from the coding sequence ATGCCCCTACCCACGAACCTCACAACCCTTGAAGGCCAGTCTCTTTCCCCCGCAACGTTAGAGAACAAAGTCATTCTCTTCGTCAACGTGGCCAGTCAGTGCGGCCTCACCCCTCAATACAAAGGCTTAGTCGAGCTGAACAACGAATATTCTGATCGGGGCCTTGTGATTATTGGAGTGCCCTGCAACCAGTTCGGTCAGCAAGAACCCGGCAGTCCCGAAGAGATTAAAGAGTTTGCAGAAAAAAAATACGACGTTAACTTTCCTCTACTAGAAAAGCAGGACGTTAACGGCGCAAACCGCAGTCCCCTCTATCAATTTTTAGTGGGCGACGGCCCCGACATTGGTTGGAACTTCGGCAAGTTCTTAATCGACCGCAGTGGAGCCGTCGCCGAACGCTTTGAACCCCAAACCGCACCGGATGATGCAGACCTGCGAGCCGCCATCGAAAAGGCTCTGTGA
- the lepB gene encoding signal peptidase I: MAQQPQRPPLSSATPETAIDESWWLDLFKTIALSLFLAFGIRTFVAEARYVPTGSMKPTIAINDRLIVDKVTFRLRQPVRGDIIVFKPTAALREQGYSDTFVKRIVGLPGDRIEIKEGAVFINGTQLQEGYVANGDQTFTDLCHSGKTIPATAFLDQPRAIPANSYLVLGDNRHNSHDGRCWGLVSSQELVGRAMLRYWPLNRFSSL, encoded by the coding sequence ATGGCTCAGCAACCTCAGCGTCCCCCTTTAAGTTCAGCCACTCCAGAGACAGCCATCGATGAATCCTGGTGGCTAGATCTTTTCAAGACCATTGCCTTGAGCCTTTTTCTTGCCTTCGGCATTCGCACCTTTGTCGCTGAAGCACGCTACGTTCCCACGGGGTCTATGAAGCCGACCATCGCCATCAACGATCGCCTCATTGTTGATAAAGTCACCTTTCGGCTGCGTCAGCCCGTCCGCGGAGACATTATTGTTTTCAAGCCCACTGCGGCGCTGCGTGAGCAAGGCTATAGCGACACCTTTGTGAAACGCATCGTTGGCCTCCCCGGAGATCGAATCGAGATTAAAGAAGGGGCCGTATTCATTAACGGCACCCAGCTACAGGAAGGCTATGTCGCGAACGGTGACCAAACTTTCACGGATCTCTGTCACAGTGGCAAGACAATTCCGGCAACCGCCTTCTTAGATCAGCCTCGCGCCATTCCGGCCAACAGCTACCTTGTCTTAGGAGACAACCGGCACAACAGCCACGATGGTCGCTGCTGGGGCCTGGTTTCGAGCCAGGAATTAGTCGGACGGGCCATGCTCCGATACTGGCCGCTCAATCGATTTTCCTCTCTCTAA
- a CDS encoding zinc-ribbon domain containing protein, whose translation MHLDHSSAVRADVSRQNYSVCPRYWYVDATSKCSRCKKMFCFTIADQKRWYEELGFYVDSYAKNCRACRNDERKQKSLRQAYDRDIEATLCSNDIVAKKCLADVIDELCSYNSALPAKLHENRRLLNKQILRLTQQVDK comes from the coding sequence ATGCATCTTGATCATAGTTCTGCCGTGCGGGCAGATGTGTCGAGGCAGAATTACTCGGTTTGTCCACGATATTGGTATGTCGATGCGACTTCCAAATGTTCGCGCTGTAAGAAGATGTTTTGCTTCACTATCGCCGATCAAAAACGATGGTACGAGGAGCTTGGGTTCTACGTTGACTCATATGCAAAGAATTGTCGTGCATGTAGGAACGACGAACGCAAGCAGAAGTCATTACGACAAGCATACGATCGTGACATCGAAGCAACTCTTTGCTCTAACGACATTGTGGCAAAAAAATGCTTGGCTGATGTCATTGATGAACTGTGTTCATACAATTCTGCTCTACCTGCAAAGCTTCATGAAAATCGCAGGCTCCTAAACAAGCAAATCTTGCGGCTTACTCAACAGGTAGATAAATAA
- a CDS encoding peroxiredoxin, with product MKPLRSFFTLLLSLGLLMGSGLTAPVLAMGGELPPVNQPAPEFTLPTNSGDGEVSLSDYLGQWVVVYFYPKDFTSGCTIEAQRFQQDLPKYQDKNAQIIGISVDSVDSHAEFCDSEGLKFPLLADEEGSASKAYGSWMNFFSMRHSFIVDPEGTLRETYVKVRPSVHSKEILARLDELQATS from the coding sequence ATGAAGCCACTTCGTTCTTTTTTTACTCTCTTGCTATCGTTGGGTTTACTGATGGGGTCAGGACTGACGGCACCTGTTTTAGCGATGGGTGGAGAGTTGCCGCCTGTGAATCAGCCTGCTCCTGAGTTTACGCTGCCGACCAATAGCGGTGACGGAGAGGTTTCATTGTCCGATTATTTAGGGCAATGGGTGGTCGTCTATTTCTATCCCAAAGACTTTACCTCTGGCTGCACAATTGAAGCCCAGCGCTTCCAGCAGGACTTACCGAAATACCAAGATAAAAACGCACAGATCATCGGCATTAGCGTTGACTCGGTTGATAGCCATGCAGAGTTTTGTGATTCTGAAGGGCTGAAGTTTCCTCTATTAGCTGACGAAGAGGGCTCTGCCAGTAAAGCTTACGGGTCATGGATGAACTTTTTCTCCATGCGCCACTCCTTTATCGTTGATCCAGAGGGTACCTTGCGTGAAACCTACGTGAAGGTCAGACCCTCGGTGCATAGCAAAGAGATATTAGCGCGCTTAGATGAGCTGCAGGCCACCAGTTAG
- a CDS encoding RraA family protein codes for MSDYTSFRDLSPTAYADALGREQFMDIGIRELWPRIPRIAGPAYTVYCPPGDNLMLHATIYRAEPGAIIVVEAGDVNYAMSGGNVCAIAQKRGIAGFVVDGVVRDLAEVRDCGFPVFARGVIPIPGRKQTLGTLKQTIQCGGVQVECGDIVVADEEGIVVIPQAQQASALQIAKARTDKEASQSLEDWETAHRAKVERLLSGLGYTETDV; via the coding sequence ATGTCTGACTACACATCATTTCGAGATCTATCCCCCACGGCCTATGCCGATGCCCTCGGTCGTGAGCAGTTTATGGATATCGGAATTCGAGAACTTTGGCCCCGAATCCCGAGAATTGCTGGACCCGCCTATACGGTGTACTGCCCTCCCGGCGACAACTTGATGCTCCATGCAACCATTTACCGAGCTGAACCCGGTGCCATCATCGTGGTCGAAGCCGGAGACGTTAACTATGCGATGTCCGGCGGCAATGTTTGCGCCATTGCCCAGAAACGAGGTATCGCTGGCTTTGTCGTTGACGGCGTGGTGCGCGATCTCGCTGAAGTTCGGGACTGCGGCTTCCCAGTCTTTGCCAGGGGCGTCATTCCTATTCCAGGACGCAAGCAAACCTTAGGCACGCTCAAGCAAACAATCCAATGCGGAGGCGTTCAGGTTGAATGCGGCGATATTGTGGTGGCCGACGAAGAAGGGATTGTTGTCATTCCACAAGCCCAACAGGCATCGGCCCTACAAATTGCCAAGGCTCGCACCGATAAGGAGGCGTCTCAATCGCTAGAGGATTGGGAAACCGCCCATCGAGCTAAGGTAGAGCGCCTACTTTCAGGGCTGGGATATACAGAAACAGATGTCTAA
- a CDS encoding heavy metal-responsive transcriptional regulator, protein MTSENITLLRIGELHRVSQVPIKTIRYYEALGLIQADQRTEGGFRLFYPEVADRLAFIKRTQSLGFSLEEIGHILNIHDQGELPCAEVRQQLQIKITEIDQRIAQLQTLRTELISLTSESPSLEEISDDVICPILQSPG, encoded by the coding sequence ATGACTTCTGAGAATATCACTCTGCTTCGAATCGGCGAGCTGCACAGGGTCAGTCAAGTCCCCATCAAAACTATTCGCTACTACGAAGCGCTGGGACTCATTCAGGCAGATCAGCGAACTGAGGGCGGGTTTCGCCTCTTTTACCCTGAGGTCGCCGACCGGCTCGCCTTCATCAAACGAACCCAAAGCCTCGGGTTCAGTCTCGAAGAGATCGGGCATATTCTAAACATTCATGATCAAGGAGAGCTGCCCTGTGCAGAAGTTCGACAGCAGCTGCAGATAAAGATTACTGAGATCGATCAGCGCATTGCCCAACTCCAAACTTTGCGGACAGAGCTGATATCTTTAACCTCTGAATCCCCTAGTCTGGAAGAAATCTCAGACGATGTTATTTGTCCGATACTGCAGTCTCCAGGGTAA
- a CDS encoding SulP family inorganic anion transporter yields MSTVTWQREWFSNTKADILAGTVVALALIPEAIAFSIIAGVDPKVGLYASFCIAVVSAFVGGRPGLISAATGAMALLMVDLVKEHGLEYLLATTILTGVLQIIFGLLKLGRQMKYIPRAVMIGFVNALAILIFMAQIPELTNVPLIAYGMVAIALAIIYLLPRLTTILPSPLVAIVSLTAVSIAMGLDVPIVGDKGELPTTLPLFALPQIPLTFETLQILFSYALPLAVVGLLESLLTASLLDELTDTPSDKNREAKGQGIANIVAGFFGGMAGCAMIGQSVINIQSGGRQRLSTFWAGVFLLFLIVVLGPWVQQIPMASLVAVMIMVSIGTFNWGSIKNIKRVPRSETVVMVTTVVITIWTHNLAIGVVTGVALSTIFFSRKIAQLVFVDPVLTADGEHRIYNVAGQIFFVSVDEFFAAFNFEEDLASVKIDLTHAHLWDQSAVAAVDKVVLKFRRNGIDVNLVGLNEASQTLLKDLAEHDKPGAMDKLASH; encoded by the coding sequence TTGAGTACTGTGACCTGGCAGCGAGAGTGGTTCTCTAATACAAAGGCCGATATTCTGGCTGGAACGGTGGTGGCTTTAGCGTTGATTCCTGAAGCGATCGCATTCTCCATTATTGCCGGGGTTGATCCTAAAGTTGGCCTCTATGCCTCTTTTTGTATTGCGGTGGTGAGCGCCTTCGTTGGCGGACGTCCTGGCTTAATCTCGGCGGCAACGGGAGCCATGGCGCTGCTGATGGTTGATCTGGTTAAAGAGCATGGCCTGGAATACCTGCTGGCGACGACAATTTTGACCGGGGTGCTGCAAATTATCTTTGGTCTGCTGAAGCTGGGACGGCAGATGAAGTATATTCCGCGAGCCGTGATGATCGGATTCGTGAATGCCCTCGCCATTTTGATCTTTATGGCGCAGATTCCCGAGCTAACCAATGTGCCGCTCATTGCCTACGGGATGGTTGCGATCGCACTTGCAATTATCTACCTGCTACCGCGTCTGACAACGATCCTTCCCTCTCCTTTGGTTGCCATTGTTTCTCTAACTGCCGTCTCTATTGCCATGGGGCTAGATGTTCCCATTGTTGGCGATAAGGGTGAGTTGCCCACAACGCTGCCGCTGTTTGCTCTGCCTCAGATTCCGCTCACCTTCGAGACGCTGCAGATTCTATTCAGCTATGCCCTGCCGCTAGCTGTTGTCGGGCTGCTGGAATCTCTGCTCACGGCGTCTTTGCTAGATGAGCTAACCGATACCCCCAGCGATAAGAACCGAGAAGCGAAGGGACAAGGGATCGCCAATATTGTCGCGGGTTTCTTCGGCGGCATGGCGGGCTGCGCCATGATTGGACAGTCGGTAATTAACATCCAGTCGGGGGGGCGTCAGCGCCTATCAACCTTTTGGGCTGGTGTCTTTCTGCTGTTTTTGATTGTGGTTCTGGGGCCGTGGGTGCAGCAGATTCCGATGGCCTCTTTGGTGGCCGTGATGATTATGGTGTCCATCGGTACCTTTAACTGGGGATCGATCAAGAATATCAAGCGCGTCCCCCGTAGTGAGACCGTCGTCATGGTGACAACCGTGGTGATCACTATCTGGACCCATAATTTAGCAATTGGCGTCGTGACGGGCGTTGCCCTCAGCACGATCTTTTTCTCCCGTAAGATTGCCCAACTGGTGTTTGTCGATCCAGTGCTGACGGCGGATGGAGAGCACCGTATCTATAACGTTGCGGGTCAAATCTTTTTTGTTTCAGTGGATGAGTTTTTCGCTGCCTTCAATTTTGAAGAGGATCTAGCGTCCGTCAAGATCGATCTCACCCACGCTCATCTATGGGATCAGTCCGCTGTGGCGGCGGTTGATAAGGTGGTGCTTAAGTTTCGCCGTAACGGTATAGACGTGAACTTAGTGGGCCTCAATGAAGCCAGTCAAACCCTGCTAAAAGATCTGGCTGAGCATGATAAACCCGGTGCGATGGACAAGCTCGCTAGCCATTAA
- a CDS encoding right-handed parallel beta-helix repeat-containing protein, translating to MYKLVFNTVRNPVWILPVLLLGSSPSLAQSAASPLQVTVNSSQDGEIEADEQMTLREAISIQNGTLLPSDLTAAEQAQIQPADQRKIAFNLPTGETTIQLQSVLPALESPDLYIDGTTQPGYDNAPIVALTPAAGTEVFRGLTVVANNVTIKGLSLYGFTSIHRKTATTPPADIFIAHRLPPPDISQQKRPNGNFPFRDRDQPPTGVVIIDNWLGLTPEGTKPTQPSAFGVSVFNSQGATIKNNRIAYHDGSGIITSVRAENLEISDNQIVANGLAGMPDAIRLEGIIDKGVIRNNLICGNDGSGIFMFKPEGAVEIYDNNIKLNGQRLKRAAVYLMGNDHQVRNNQIHYQSGPGVVVAAYPKSDRNLITQNKFSNLDGLSIDLVARRGVGVTAYQRGDGANMPQRDTGNRRRDTANRAINTPVFLSQEFIRFDDQVNIDGVADPGAIITLYKVTEDNDVYGPLNAPLMDITTNNEGRFSATLEGLEAGDLISAIATQPEAGTSEPAKNASIQSLETAPVAPSAVSTAVPSCTATQ from the coding sequence ATGTATAAATTAGTGTTTAACACCGTTCGGAATCCTGTCTGGATCTTGCCTGTTTTGCTGTTGGGCAGCTCTCCCAGCTTGGCGCAATCAGCGGCCTCACCCCTCCAGGTCACGGTCAACAGCAGTCAGGATGGTGAGATTGAAGCTGACGAGCAGATGACGTTGAGAGAAGCGATCTCAATTCAAAACGGCACCCTCTTGCCCTCAGATCTGACAGCGGCTGAACAGGCCCAAATCCAGCCTGCAGACCAACGTAAGATTGCTTTTAACCTACCGACAGGAGAGACCACCATCCAACTCCAGTCAGTGCTGCCTGCCTTAGAGTCACCCGACTTATACATCGATGGCACAACGCAACCCGGATACGACAATGCTCCCATCGTGGCCCTCACCCCTGCAGCAGGCACAGAGGTCTTTCGCGGGCTAACGGTGGTTGCCAACAATGTCACCATTAAGGGACTCAGTTTATACGGCTTTACTTCTATACATCGAAAAACGGCCACGACACCGCCAGCCGATATCTTCATCGCTCACCGGCTACCGCCGCCTGATATCAGCCAGCAAAAACGACCCAACGGTAACTTTCCATTTCGGGACCGCGATCAGCCCCCCACGGGCGTTGTAATTATAGATAACTGGTTGGGACTCACCCCTGAAGGTACCAAACCCACACAGCCTTCAGCCTTTGGCGTGTCGGTCTTCAACAGCCAGGGAGCAACAATTAAAAACAACCGCATTGCCTACCATGACGGCAGCGGCATTATCACCTCGGTTCGGGCCGAGAACTTAGAAATCAGCGACAACCAAATCGTTGCCAATGGCCTTGCAGGGATGCCGGACGCGATTCGTTTAGAGGGCATCATCGACAAGGGCGTGATTCGTAACAACCTAATCTGCGGCAATGACGGCAGCGGCATCTTCATGTTCAAGCCAGAAGGTGCGGTGGAAATATACGACAACAACATTAAGCTCAACGGCCAGCGACTCAAGCGGGCGGCGGTTTATCTGATGGGCAATGATCATCAAGTCCGCAACAACCAGATTCATTATCAGTCCGGTCCAGGGGTCGTGGTGGCGGCTTACCCGAAGAGCGATCGCAACCTCATCACCCAAAACAAATTTAGCAACCTCGACGGGCTGAGCATTGATTTAGTCGCTCGCCGTGGCGTGGGTGTCACAGCCTACCAGCGCGGAGACGGTGCCAACATGCCCCAGCGTGATACCGGCAACCGCCGCCGTGACACAGCCAATCGCGCCATTAATACTCCCGTGTTTTTAAGCCAGGAATTTATCCGCTTTGACGATCAAGTCAATATTGACGGGGTCGCGGATCCAGGTGCGATCATAACCTTGTATAAAGTTACGGAGGACAACGATGTATACGGACCCCTCAACGCGCCATTGATGGATATCACCACCAACAATGAAGGTCGATTTTCTGCGACGTTGGAAGGTTTAGAAGCGGGCGATCTCATCAGCGCCATTGCCACCCAACCGGAGGCAGGTACCTCTGAACCCGCCAAGAACGCCAGTATTCAATCCTTAGAAACGGCTCCTGTGGCCCCATCAGCCGTGAGCACAGCTGTACCAAGCTGCACAGCGACTCAGTAG
- a CDS encoding M23 family metallopeptidase, whose protein sequence is MKRNRCLSMIGASILALGLAPNAGIAQREPNQIAASSQTIWRNGSFPVENFQRYSSAFGYRRSATGGYSREFHSGLDFAAPKGSYIRSWWSGRVKKVTSVGACGTAVWIQSGDWTHVYCHLQGFATASGGRRIIDRGSGVEIREGQTIKAGQRLGRVGLTGRTTGAHLHWTLKYKGKFVDPAVVLRAMHTAQSGNRIFSQ, encoded by the coding sequence GTGAAACGAAACCGCTGTTTGTCAATGATTGGGGCGAGTATACTGGCGCTGGGACTTGCTCCTAATGCTGGCATTGCTCAACGAGAACCTAATCAGATTGCTGCTAGCAGTCAAACCATCTGGCGCAATGGTTCCTTCCCCGTCGAAAATTTTCAGAGATATTCTTCCGCTTTTGGGTATCGTCGGTCTGCCACTGGAGGCTACTCGCGTGAATTCCACAGCGGCCTAGATTTTGCTGCACCTAAGGGAAGCTACATTCGGAGCTGGTGGTCTGGCCGCGTGAAGAAAGTGACTAGCGTTGGAGCCTGCGGTACCGCCGTTTGGATTCAGTCTGGAGACTGGACTCACGTTTACTGTCATTTACAGGGCTTTGCGACAGCCAGCGGTGGGCGGCGCATCATTGATCGCGGCAGTGGTGTAGAAATTCGAGAAGGACAAACGATTAAGGCTGGTCAGAGACTAGGACGCGTGGGTCTAACAGGCCGCACCACTGGTGCGCATCTCCATTGGACCTTGAAGTACAAAGGTAAATTTGTCGATCCGGCGGTTGTTCTAAGAGCTATGCATACAGCCCAAAGCGGCAATCGGATCTTCTCTCAATAG
- the ilvD gene encoding dihydroxy-acid dehydratase: MSDNRRSQAVTQGVQRAPNRAMLRATGFGDQDFKKPIVGLANGYSTITPCNMGLNQLAQRAESGLKTAGSMPQMFGTITISDGISMGTEGMKYSLVSRDVIADSIETACMGQSMDGVLAIGGCDKNMPGAMIAIARMNIPAIFVYGGTIKPGHLDGKDLTVVSAFEAVGEHSAGRIDDAELMAVEKNACPGAGSCGGMFTANTMSSAFEAMGMSLMYSSTMAAEDAEKADSAEKSSAVLVEAIKKQILPRQILTREAFENAIATIMAIGGSTNAVLHLLAIASTAGVPLTLDDFETIRAKVPVICDLKPSGRYVATDLHKAGGIPQVMKMLLAHGLLHGDALTITGQTVAEVLADIPETPSPDQDVIRTWDQPLYAQGHLAILKGNLATEGAVAKITGVKMPKITGPARVFESEESCLDAILDGKIQAGDVIVIRYEGPKGGPGMREMLAPTSAIIGAGLGDSVGLITDGRFSGGSYGRVVGHVAPEAAVGGTIALVHEGDSITIDAQERKLDLNLSEAELAARRAAWTPPLPRYTRGMLAKYAKLVSSSSLGAVTDLGLG, translated from the coding sequence ATGTCTGACAACCGCCGCAGTCAAGCTGTCACTCAGGGCGTGCAGCGCGCACCTAACCGGGCCATGTTGAGAGCCACAGGGTTCGGCGACCAAGATTTTAAGAAGCCAATTGTGGGGCTAGCTAACGGCTACAGCACGATTACGCCCTGCAATATGGGGCTGAATCAGCTCGCTCAAAGGGCAGAGTCGGGCCTGAAAACAGCAGGCTCTATGCCGCAGATGTTCGGCACCATCACCATTAGCGATGGGATTTCGATGGGTACCGAGGGGATGAAGTATTCTTTGGTCTCTCGGGACGTGATTGCAGACTCGATTGAAACGGCCTGTATGGGCCAAAGTATGGATGGCGTGCTGGCAATTGGCGGATGCGATAAGAATATGCCAGGGGCAATGATTGCGATCGCACGTATGAACATTCCGGCCATCTTTGTATACGGCGGCACCATCAAGCCTGGACATCTCGATGGCAAAGACCTGACGGTGGTGAGTGCCTTTGAGGCGGTGGGTGAACACAGCGCCGGTCGCATTGACGATGCCGAACTGATGGCGGTGGAGAAAAATGCCTGTCCTGGAGCGGGTTCCTGCGGCGGCATGTTCACGGCCAATACGATGTCTTCAGCTTTTGAGGCGATGGGCATGAGCCTGATGTATTCCTCGACAATGGCAGCAGAGGATGCGGAAAAGGCCGATAGCGCTGAGAAATCTAGCGCTGTTTTGGTGGAGGCAATTAAAAAGCAAATTCTACCCCGCCAAATTTTGACTCGGGAAGCGTTTGAAAATGCGATCGCAACCATTATGGCCATCGGCGGCTCTACAAATGCTGTACTGCACTTACTTGCGATCGCAAGCACTGCTGGCGTTCCCTTAACGCTGGACGACTTTGAAACCATCCGCGCCAAAGTTCCCGTCATTTGCGACCTGAAGCCCTCAGGACGCTATGTAGCAACGGATTTACATAAAGCAGGCGGCATCCCACAGGTCATGAAAATGCTGCTGGCCCACGGGCTGCTGCACGGCGACGCCCTCACCATCACAGGGCAAACTGTTGCCGAGGTCTTAGCCGACATTCCTGAAACGCCCTCCCCCGACCAAGACGTGATCCGCACCTGGGATCAGCCTCTGTATGCTCAAGGGCATCTCGCCATTCTTAAAGGGAATTTGGCGACCGAAGGGGCAGTGGCTAAAATCACAGGCGTCAAGATGCCCAAGATCACCGGGCCAGCGCGGGTCTTTGAATCAGAAGAATCCTGTCTTGACGCCATTCTAGACGGCAAGATTCAAGCCGGTGACGTGATTGTGATTCGCTACGAAGGCCCCAAAGGCGGGCCGGGGATGCGTGAAATGCTGGCTCCCACCTCTGCCATCATTGGTGCGGGCCTCGGAGACTCCGTGGGCTTAATTACCGATGGCCGCTTCTCTGGCGGTTCCTATGGTCGTGTGGTGGGGCATGTGGCCCCTGAAGCGGCGGTGGGCGGCACCATTGCGCTGGTGCATGAAGGCGACTCCATCACCATTGATGCTCAAGAGCGGAAGCTAGATTTAAATCTATCTGAAGCCGAGCTAGCCGCGCGCCGCGCGGCCTGGACGCCGCCTCTGCCTCGCTACACCCGAGGGATGCTGGCGAAGTACGCCAAGCTGGTGTCGTCCAGTAGTCTTGGGGCCGTCACCGATCTCGGCCTGGGATAG
- a CDS encoding GNAT family N-acetyltransferase, whose protein sequence is MSQKRSPGEETIIRPERISDVDAIWSVNQQTFETEAEANLVNALRKSASPYLSFVAERGSTVIGHLLLTPVDLVGECSKRKLMGLAPMAVLPAAQRQGIGSQLIKAGITACRRLEYDAIVVLGYPSYYPRFGFVPASLFDIHSSYEVPDDAFMILALSPSCLSDVHGIIQYHEAFRDL, encoded by the coding sequence GTGAGCCAGAAAAGAAGCCCCGGTGAAGAAACAATTATTCGCCCAGAACGGATATCAGATGTTGATGCGATCTGGTCTGTGAACCAGCAGACCTTTGAAACAGAAGCTGAGGCCAATCTCGTCAATGCCCTCAGAAAGAGTGCTTCTCCCTACCTCTCCTTTGTGGCAGAGCGGGGCAGCACCGTTATCGGGCATCTTCTGTTGACCCCAGTAGATTTGGTCGGAGAGTGTTCTAAACGAAAGCTCATGGGATTGGCTCCGATGGCCGTTCTGCCTGCAGCACAACGCCAAGGTATCGGCTCTCAACTTATCAAAGCAGGCATTACCGCCTGCCGCAGGCTTGAATACGATGCGATTGTTGTATTGGGGTATCCCAGCTACTACCCGAGATTTGGCTTTGTGCCCGCGAGTCTCTTCGACATTCATTCCAGCTACGAAGTGCCTGATGATGCTTTTATGATCTTGGCGCTAAGCCCTAGCTGCCTCAGTGACGTTCATGGCATCATCCAATATCACGAAGCGTTCCGTGATCTATAA
- the lepB gene encoding signal peptidase I translates to MSKNSHQQPNSSKTQEINDTEESWWLEAIKTIGLSLFLAFGIRTFVAEARYIPSGSMEPTLQINDRLIIDKVSYDFRKPVRGDIVVFNPTQALKDQGFDDAFIKRIVGVAGDKIEIQDGTVLLNGQPLKELYVANGDDTLVDTCGGGPSGSAPAFLQNPQTIPENSYLVLGDNRHNSYDGRCWGVVADDELVGRAVFRFWPLHRLGTIPEPKVSEPGES, encoded by the coding sequence ATGTCTAAAAATAGTCACCAGCAGCCGAATTCCTCCAAAACGCAAGAAATAAACGACACAGAGGAGTCTTGGTGGCTAGAAGCGATTAAAACCATCGGTTTAAGCCTATTTTTGGCCTTTGGCATTCGCACCTTTGTTGCAGAGGCTCGTTATATTCCCTCCGGTTCGATGGAGCCGACATTGCAAATCAACGATCGCCTGATTATTGATAAAGTGAGCTACGATTTCCGTAAGCCAGTACGCGGCGATATTGTGGTTTTCAACCCCACCCAAGCCCTGAAAGACCAAGGATTTGATGATGCCTTTATCAAGCGCATTGTTGGGGTTGCTGGCGATAAGATTGAGATCCAAGACGGGACCGTGCTGCTCAACGGTCAGCCCTTGAAAGAACTCTACGTTGCCAACGGCGATGACACCCTCGTCGATACCTGCGGTGGCGGTCCGAGTGGCTCCGCTCCTGCCTTTCTGCAAAACCCCCAAACCATTCCAGAGAACAGCTACTTGGTTCTGGGAGACAACCGCCACAATAGCTATGATGGCCGCTGTTGGGGAGTTGTTGCTGATGATGAGTTAGTGGGACGGGCTGTCTTTCGCTTTTGGCCCCTCCATCGCCTAGGCACCATTCCTGAGCCAAAGGTCTCAGAGCCAGGTGAGAGCTGA
- a CDS encoding universal stress protein, with protein MKHILLCTDGSEFSDSSYRYAAWFAPRLEAEIEVLNVSDVRSQKMANQNLSGAIGINASQELLNKFVELEYERSKIKQQKSQLILENAEASLAELGIPEVTLTHQTGYFVDSLHECEQHSDLLILGQRGEGAGFNSEHLGSKIERVIRSINTPCLVTPQNYRPIRRLVLAYDGGQSCQNALQFLVNSSAFNDLELHIVIAAKQADDPQAKAHLQEAEAQARSGSFTPIARILVGHPEQEIMSYIEQQQMDLLIMGAYGHSRIRSLIIGSTTAYLLRESDIPVLLFRH; from the coding sequence ATGAAGCATATTTTGCTCTGTACCGATGGGTCAGAGTTCTCAGATAGTTCCTATCGCTATGCGGCTTGGTTTGCCCCTCGTCTAGAGGCCGAGATTGAAGTGCTGAACGTCAGCGATGTGAGATCGCAAAAAATGGCAAATCAAAACCTGAGCGGCGCGATTGGTATTAATGCTTCCCAGGAGCTACTCAACAAGTTTGTTGAATTAGAGTACGAGCGCTCCAAAATTAAGCAACAGAAATCACAGCTCATTCTCGAAAATGCCGAGGCATCACTGGCGGAGCTAGGAATTCCTGAGGTTACCCTGACCCATCAAACCGGCTACTTTGTCGATAGCCTGCACGAGTGCGAACAACACTCAGACCTGCTGATTTTAGGTCAACGGGGTGAGGGAGCCGGCTTCAATTCAGAGCATCTGGGGTCGAAGATAGAGCGGGTGATTCGCTCGATCAATACGCCCTGCCTGGTGACGCCGCAAAACTATCGGCCGATTCGCCGCCTTGTCTTAGCCTACGATGGCGGTCAGAGCTGCCAAAACGCACTTCAGTTTTTGGTGAATTCTTCAGCGTTTAACGACCTTGAACTTCACATCGTGATTGCGGCTAAACAGGCTGACGACCCGCAAGCCAAGGCCCACCTGCAGGAAGCAGAAGCCCAAGCGCGTTCCGGTAGCTTTACGCCCATCGCTCGTATCTTAGTGGGCCACCCCGAACAGGAAATTATGAGCTACATCGAGCAGCAGCAAATGGACCTGCTGATTATGGGAGCCTACGGCCATAGCCGAATCCGCAGTTTGATTATCGGCAGCACAACGGCTTACCTGCTGCGCGAGAGCGATATTCCAGTGCTGTTATTTCGGCATTAG